The genomic DNA TGAAGGGGACTGTGATCATAAGTTGAAAACCAAAAGGGTTTACGGAGATCTTCCGTAAGCCCTTTTTGTTTGGTCGGGCTGAGGGAGATTGATTTTTCATGAACACACAAAAAAGGGAGCCGTGCATGCACAGCTCCCTTGGATGTTTCGATAGGCAAAGAGGCTAGACGTTGGAGTCCAGATACGCTTTGAAGGCGGCTGCACCCGGTTTGCCGTCGACAGTGGTTACGCCGTCGAGCCATTTTTCGTACATGGAGGGATTGGCCTTGAGCCATTTGAGACCGGCCTTGTCCAGCTTGAGGTTCTTGTTGTTGTGAACTTCGGTCATGATCTGGTTCATCATGGAGACGGGGAAGAGCATGTTCTTGAACAGCTTGGCAACGTTGGGATTGTCCTTTTCCAGCCCTTTGCGGGTATTGGTCCAGACGGTGGCTGTGCCGTCGTTGCCGCCGAAGGTCGCGTCGGTGCTGCCGGTGAGGTAGGTCATGTCGATGCGTTCGTTCATGCTGTGCGGTGCCCAGCCGAGGAAGACGATCCATTTGTCGTTTTTGGCGTATGCCTGAACCTCGGAGAGCATGGCTACTTCACTGGAGGCGATCAGCTTGAACTTGCCAAGCCCGAACATGTTTTTGTCGATCATGTCCTGTATGATCATGTTGCCGTCGTTGCCCGGTTCAATGCCGTAGATTTTCCAGTCGAGCTTGTCGCCGAATTTGGCGATATCGCTGAAATCCTTGAGTCCGGCCTTGGCGCAGTAGGAAGGCACTGCCAGAGTGTATTTTGCACCGGGCATGTTGGCCACGTATTTGATGACCGTTCCCTTGTCGAAAAACTTGTTGGCGATGTTGGCCATGGACGGCATCCAGTTGCCAAAGAAGACATCGGCATCGCCTGTGGACAGGGCGGAATAGGTGATGGGTACGGAAAAGACCTTGTTTTCCGCCTTGTAGCCGAGGCTTTCCAGAACGGAAACCGCGATTTCGGATTTGATGGTTACGCCGGTCCAGGACACACTGGCGATAGTGATCTTGTCGGTGGCGTGTGCTGTGATGCTGGAGCAGAAAAGGGTTGCGATGATGAAAAAGGCGACAGTAATGCGCCGAAGGCCGGAAGACATTAAACCTCCTACGTTGAATTCAAAGAAGCGGCATGACAATTCGCCAGACCGCTATCTTGTGCGCGAGATGCGCTTATTTGCTTACACGCCGAACCAGTTGAAAGCCTCGGTGGCGTGGTTGCGATATATGTGTTTGACCTCGGTGTATTCTTCGAGGCCGATCTTCCCGAGTTCCCGTCCCAGACCGGACTGCTTGTAGCCGCCCCATGGGGCCTGAACGAAATAGACGTTGAAGTCATTGGCCCAGACCGTGCCGAAGCGAAGCGCCTTGGATACGCGTTCGATGCGGTCCGGGTCCCGCGTCCAGAAACCGGCGGACAGACCGTAAATGGTGTCGTTTGCCCGTTTGATGACTTCTTCTTCCGTGCTGAACCGTTCAATCGTGATGACCGGACCAAAGACTTCCTCCTGCACGATACGCATGTCATTTTTGCATTCCGTGAACAGGGTGGGCATGTAGAAATAGCCGTTTTGCAGGGACGGATCATCGGGGCGCTTGCCGCCCAGCACGAGCTTGGCTCCCTCGTCCTTGGCTATTTCGACATATTTTTCGACCTTGCTCAGATGCTCGGCTGAGATGAGTGGGCCCATCTGGGTCTTCTCGTCAAAGCCGTTGCCGACGATAATTTTCTCCATTCGCTGTTGCAGGGCTTCCACGAAACGATCATGGATACCGTCCTGCACCATGATGCGTGCCCCGGCGGAACATATCTGACCGGCGTGGAAGAAGACGCCGTTGAGGGCGTAATCCACGGCGAGGTCGAAGTCGGCGTCGTCAAAGATGATGTTGGGATTTTTGCCGCCCAGTTCCAGAGCGACTTTCTTCACGTTGTCCGCAGCGGCGCGCATGATTGTTTTGCCCGTGGCGATGCCGCCAGTGAAGGAAATGAGGTCCACGTCATCGCTTTCGGCCAACTCTGCACCCACTTCTGGGCCGGGGCCGAGGACCGTGTTGACGACTCCGGACGGGAAGCCCGTTTCTTCGGCCAGTTCCGTGACCTTGAGGGTGGTCAGCGGTGTGATTTCGCTTGGTTTTATGACAATGGTGCACCCGGCAGCCAATGCCGGGGCCATTTTCCATGAGGCTTGGAGCAGCGGGTAGTTCCAAGGTGAAATCTGTCCGCATACGCCTACGGGTTCCCGAACTATCGTGCTGGTTGAATTCGGATTGGGCGAAGCAATGACTTCGCCACCGTCTTTGTCGGCCAGTCCTGCAAAGTAACGGAAGATGCCGGCGATATCGTTCATGTCCCAGCGGCTTTCCTCCACAGTCTTGCCGGTGTCCAGACTTTCGAGGCGGGCGAGTTCTTCATTGTCTCGTTCAATGAGGTCTGCAAGCCTGAATAGGAGTCTTGCCCGTTCCGAAGCAGGAGTCTGCGGCCAGCCCCCGTGGTCAAAGGCGTGTCGTGCCGCTTTGATGGCTGCCTTGGTGTCGGTGCGGTTTCCTTCGGCGACAGTGGCAATGGCCGAAGCATCGAATGGGTTGAGTATTATGCGTTCCTTGCCGGATTGCGATTCGACCCATTGTCCGTTGATATAGAGTTTACCTGTGATCATGATTTTACCGCCAGGTTATTTTTCGTGCTTGTAGAAGGGGGCTTTTTCAGGTGCCAGCGGCGTATTGCCGAGGATGGTGTCCGCGGCTTTTTCCGCGATCATCATGACCGGGGCGTAAATGTTGCCGTTGGTTACGTAAGGCATGACAGAGGCGTCGACCACGCGCAGGCCTTCCACGCCGTGGACGCGAAGTTCGGAATCGGTGACCGCCATGTCGTGCGTGCCCATGGCGCAGGTGCAGCTCGGGTGGTAGGCGGATTCGCCTTCGCGAGCCACGAAGTCGAGGATTTCCTCGTCGGTCTGGGCCTGTGCGCCCGGAGCCAATTCCTTGCCCCGGTATTCATCAAATGCGGGCTGGGTCATGATCTCACGCGTCTTGCGGATGGCCTCGACCCACTCGCGTTTTTCCTGCTCGGTGGAAAGGTAGTTGAACAGGATGCCGGGATGCTGCGCCGGATCGTTGGATTTGATTTTTACATGGCCGCGAACATCGGTGTTCATGGGGCCGACGTGGACTTGATAGCCGTGGCCTTCGTTAGGTGCCGAGCCGTCGTAGCGGATGGCGATGGGCAGGAAATGGTACTGGATGTTGGGATACTCCACCTGATCGTTGCCGCGAATGAATCCACCGGCCTCAAAGTGGTTTGTGGCGGCCTCGCCCTTGCCCGCGAACAGCCATTTCAGGCCGATCCATGGCTGGTTGTACCATTTGAGTGCAGGGTACATGGAGACCGGTTTCTTGCAGGCATACTGGACATAGAGTTCAAGGTGATCCTGAAGGTTCTCACCCACACCGGGGAGGTCCTGCACCACGTCGATTCCGAGAGCGGAAAGTTCGTTGGCGTTGCCTACGCCGGAAAGCTGGAGCAACTGCGGAGAGTTGATGGCACCGCCGCAGGAGATGATTTCGCCGCCGTATGCCTTGAATACCTTTTTGCCGCGGGTGTATTCGACGCCGACGGCGCGTTTGCCCTCAAACAGGATGCGCGTGGTCATTGCCAGACATTTGATGGTCAGGTTGCGGCGGTTCTTTGCTGGGTGAACGTAAGCACGGGCCGCGTTCCAGCGACGTCCGCGATAGGTGTTGCGATCAAATTTGCCGAATCCTTCCTGTTGATAGCCGTTAACGTCCTTGGTCACAGGATAGCCGGCTTCCTGCACAGCCCTGAAGAAGGCGTCGAAGAGCGGATTGTCGTTGTCTGGTTCGGTCAGGTAGAGAGGACCGACCGCTCCCTGATACTCGTCGGCACCGGCGGTGCGGCATTCGAATCGTTTGAAATAGGGCAGGCAGTGGGCATAGGACCAGTTTTCGAGTCCGTCTTCCCTGGACCATTTTTCGTAATCCATGGCGTTGCCGCGGATGTAGATCATGCCGTTGATGCAACTGGAGCCGCCGAGCACCTTGCCGCGCGGCTGGTAGATGCGGCGGTTATTCATGTGGGGTTCGGGATCGGACTCATACCACCAGTTGTAGGTCTTGCCTGCCAGCGGATAGGTCAGGGCGGCTGGCATGTGAATACGGAAATCGAACTTGAAATCCGGGAGGCCTGCTTCCAGAACAAGGACTTTGTTGTTCGGATTGGCGCTCAGGCGGTTGGCAAGGACGGAACCTGCGGAACCGCCGCCGACAATTATGTAATCGTATTGTTTCATGATCGGTATTCTCTCTTGTGGCTAGTGGTTGTCTTCTTGAAGGAATTCTGCATCGGGCTCGTTGGTAGGCGCCGCCTTTTCGTCGACGCACTTGCGTAGCAGCACGTAGTGGTGGCCGATAAACGCCAGAGCGCGCATGAGTTCGCCGTCTGCGATGGCCTTGGCGGTGTCGCTCCAGTTGGCAGCGGCTCTTTCCCGGTACGTCGGATTCTCGTAAAGGGCGTAATCATGTGAACTGAAACCCATCTGAAGGGCATGCATCACCCATTCGAAAAGGGGGTTGCGGGCCATGCGGACCAGCATGATGTTCAACTGGCGGTCCAGTTCGCTGGTAGCGAGGAAGTCCGGTTCGTCTTCACGAAGCATGGACTTCAGTCGAAGAGACTCTCTGAGCAATTCTTCCTTTTCGGATTTTTCTCCATGAGCGATGGCCAATTGTGCGATGGTCCGGTCCAGAGACTCGCGGAATTCAATCAGTCTTTCGGGGTTCACGGGGTGTTGCTTGAGAAATAGAGCCAATGATTCGGAAACGTTACTTACGTCCATCTGTCGGACATAAGCTCCGCCCTTGGACCCCTTTTTGACTTCCAGAAGGCCCTTTTGTTTCAAAATCTTGATGGCTTCCCGGACGACACCGCGCCCTGTTCCGAACTGGGATTGCATTTCCCGTTCGCTTGGCAGTCGTTCTCCCGGAGACAGGCGGCCGTCAACGATGGCGGCTTCAATTTGCAGAGCGATTTCTTCGCTGGCTCGTCCTGCCTGCACGGGAAGGAAAAGGGGGGAAATAGTGTTA from uncultured Pseudodesulfovibrio sp. includes the following:
- the betA gene encoding choline dehydrogenase, which codes for MKQYDYIIVGGGSAGSVLANRLSANPNNKVLVLEAGLPDFKFDFRIHMPAALTYPLAGKTYNWWYESDPEPHMNNRRIYQPRGKVLGGSSCINGMIYIRGNAMDYEKWSREDGLENWSYAHCLPYFKRFECRTAGADEYQGAVGPLYLTEPDNDNPLFDAFFRAVQEAGYPVTKDVNGYQQEGFGKFDRNTYRGRRWNAARAYVHPAKNRRNLTIKCLAMTTRILFEGKRAVGVEYTRGKKVFKAYGGEIISCGGAINSPQLLQLSGVGNANELSALGIDVVQDLPGVGENLQDHLELYVQYACKKPVSMYPALKWYNQPWIGLKWLFAGKGEAATNHFEAGGFIRGNDQVEYPNIQYHFLPIAIRYDGSAPNEGHGYQVHVGPMNTDVRGHVKIKSNDPAQHPGILFNYLSTEQEKREWVEAIRKTREIMTQPAFDEYRGKELAPGAQAQTDEEILDFVAREGESAYHPSCTCAMGTHDMAVTDSELRVHGVEGLRVVDASVMPYVTNGNIYAPVMMIAEKAADTILGNTPLAPEKAPFYKHEK
- a CDS encoding ABC transporter substrate-binding protein; the protein is MSSGLRRITVAFFIIATLFCSSITAHATDKITIASVSWTGVTIKSEIAVSVLESLGYKAENKVFSVPITYSALSTGDADVFFGNWMPSMANIANKFFDKGTVIKYVANMPGAKYTLAVPSYCAKAGLKDFSDIAKFGDKLDWKIYGIEPGNDGNMIIQDMIDKNMFGLGKFKLIASSEVAMLSEVQAYAKNDKWIVFLGWAPHSMNERIDMTYLTGSTDATFGGNDGTATVWTNTRKGLEKDNPNVAKLFKNMLFPVSMMNQIMTEVHNNKNLKLDKAGLKWLKANPSMYEKWLDGVTTVDGKPGAAAFKAYLDSNV
- a CDS encoding GntR family transcriptional regulator; the encoded protein is MTASNTISPLFLPVQAGRASEEIALQIEAAIVDGRLSPGERLPSEREMQSQFGTGRGVVREAIKILKQKGLLEVKKGSKGGAYVRQMDVSNVSESLALFLKQHPVNPERLIEFRESLDRTIAQLAIAHGEKSEKEELLRESLRLKSMLREDEPDFLATSELDRQLNIMLVRMARNPLFEWVMHALQMGFSSHDYALYENPTYRERAAANWSDTAKAIADGELMRALAFIGHHYVLLRKCVDEKAAPTNEPDAEFLQEDNH
- the betB gene encoding betaine-aldehyde dehydrogenase, whose product is MITGKLYINGQWVESQSGKERIILNPFDASAIATVAEGNRTDTKAAIKAARHAFDHGGWPQTPASERARLLFRLADLIERDNEELARLESLDTGKTVEESRWDMNDIAGIFRYFAGLADKDGGEVIASPNPNSTSTIVREPVGVCGQISPWNYPLLQASWKMAPALAAGCTIVIKPSEITPLTTLKVTELAEETGFPSGVVNTVLGPGPEVGAELAESDDVDLISFTGGIATGKTIMRAAADNVKKVALELGGKNPNIIFDDADFDLAVDYALNGVFFHAGQICSAGARIMVQDGIHDRFVEALQQRMEKIIVGNGFDEKTQMGPLISAEHLSKVEKYVEIAKDEGAKLVLGGKRPDDPSLQNGYFYMPTLFTECKNDMRIVQEEVFGPVITIERFSTEEEVIKRANDTIYGLSAGFWTRDPDRIERVSKALRFGTVWANDFNVYFVQAPWGGYKQSGLGRELGKIGLEEYTEVKHIYRNHATEAFNWFGV